The region ATTTCCGGCATTACCGCCAAGAAATAATCAACTTCTTCCTCCGTATTGCCCCGGCCCAGGGAAATACGCAGTGATCCATGCGCTACCTCATGCGAAAGGCCCATGGCCAACAAAACATGGGAAGGATCGAGCGAGCCGGAAGTACAGGCCGAACCGCTGGAAGCGGCAATGCCTTTCAAATCAAGATTGAGTAGCAGCGACTCGCCTTCGACATAATGAAAACTAAAGTTTGCATTGCCAGGCATGCGCTGCGTAGGATGGCCATTAAGCTTCACATGAGGTATCTTAGCCATTGTTTCGCGGATAAGCTTATCCCGCAGCCGCTGTATATGAGCCATCTTTTGCGCCATCTCGTTTTTGGCGATTTCGGCCGCTTTACCTAGTCCGACAATACCTGGCACGTTTTCCGTCCCTGCCCGCATATTGCGCTCGTGCCCGCCGCCGTGCTGGATTGCCTCAATGCGTACACCGCGACGAACGTACAGGGCGCCAATACCTTTGGGGCCGTGGAACTTATGTCCCGACAGGGTAAGCAAATCTATGTTGTATTCTTTTACATCAATTGGATAGTTACCGGCTGCTTGGACCGCATCGGTGTGAAAATAAATGCCTTTCTCACGGGCGATTTGGCCAATCTCCTTGATAGGTTGGATAGTGCCTACTTCGTTGTTGGCAAACATGATACTGATCAAAATGGTCTTGTCGGTAATGGCCTTTTTAAGATCCTCAATACGGACCATGCCATATTCGTCCACTGGCAGATAAGTAACCAAGTAGCCTTGTTTTTCAAGGTACTCACAGGTATGGAGCACGGCGTGATGCTCTATGGCCGACGTGATTATGTGATTGCCCCTCTTGCGGTTGGCGTAAGCAATGCCCTTAATCGCCAAGTTGTCACTTTCGGTGCCGCCGCTGGTAAAAAAGATTTCATTGGCGTTAGCACCAATCAGGGCTGCCACTTTTTCTCTAGCTTCCTCCACCGCTTTGCGGGCCTCGCGGCCGTAAGCGTGAATACTGGACGGATTGCCAAACTTGTCCAGCATATACTCCGTCATCAGTTTGGCGACCTCGGGATCGACCGGTGTTGTCGCCGAGTGGTCAAAATAAATCCGTTTCATGGCTGTCATCTCCCTTATCCTTTTCTTCCCGGCATAAATCGGCAAGCGAGATAGAATCTAAAACCTGACTTATACTATCGCGCACTTTGGCCCAAACGCCGCGGGTGACGCATATATCGGCCCGCTTGCAAGTATTGTTGTCAGTCAGCAGACAATCAACAGGAGCGATCGGGCCTTCCATAATGCGGATAATATCCCCAACCGTGATTTCCGCGGGATCTTTGGTCAGCGTATAGCCTCCCTGCGCGCCCCGAATGCTCTTAACATAACCGGCTTTGCGCAGGATGCCCATGAGCTGTTCAAGATAATGCTCGGATATTCCCTGACGTTTTGCCACATTTTTAAGCGATATGGGACCTTGACCATAATGCAGGGCTAAATCGTACATGGCCGCCACACCGTAACGCCCTTTGGTTGATAATTTCACAACAACCTCTCCCGCTTTTCCGAGTATTTCGATTGGTTTTATCGAGATTAATATAGCATAAAAGGGTGCGGTTGTCAAAGCCTATCGGCAAATTGTCCTTGACAATCCACACTATTATTCTGGTGTTTTACTATCTCCATTATGCCTGGCCCGTAACTGCTCCAAATATTGCCGTATTTGCCGTTCGTATCCCCGCTGCCCTGGACGGTAATAAACCGTGCCGGCCAGCGGGGTAGGCAGATATTGCTGGTGTACCCAGCCGCCCGGATAGTCGTGGGGATACAAATAACCCTGGCCATGACCAAGTGCCTTGGCACCGCGGTAATGGGTATCGCGCAAATGCAGCGGCACCTCGCCATAGTTTTTACCGCGCACATCGGCCAGAGCCTGCTCAATGGCCAAATAGGAGGCATTACTCTTGGGGGCGCAGGCGATGTAAGTAACGGCTTGGGCCAGAATAATCCGTGCTTCCGGCAGGCCGATGAAATGAACGGCCTGGGCCGCGGCACTAGCAATAATCAGGGCCTGCGGATCAGCGTTACCGACATCTTCGGCGGCGCTGATTACTAAGCGCCGGGCGATAAAATTCACATCCTCCCCCGCTTCCAGCATGCGGGCCAGATAATGCAGGGCCGCATCCGGGTCAGAACCGCGCAAGCTCTTGATGAAAGCGGAAATAACATCATAATGGCTATCGCCGGATTTATCATACCGATGAATTCTTTCGCCCATAACAGCTTCGAGGACGGCAGCGGTAATACGGCCTTCCCCCGTTTCTTCCAGTTGCCATGCCGCTTGTTCCAGAATATTAAGGGCAATACGGGCATCGCCGCCGGCGGCGCGGGCGATAATAATTAAAGCGTCATCATCCCACGCCAAGCGGCGGTCGCCCAGCCCGCGTTCGTCTGTTAGGGCGCGCTCAAGGATTTGGACTATCTCTCCTTCACTAAGCGGCTCAAGTTTCGTAATCCGCATCCGCGACAAAAGCGGCGAATTGACTTCAAAATACGGATTTTCGGTAGTGGCCCCAATTAGAATTATTGTGCCATCTTCAACAAAAGGGAGCAGCGCGTCCTGCTGCCCTTTGTTGAAGCGGTGTATTTCGTCAATAAACAAGATCGTGCGCTGCCCATACAGCCTGAGCCGTTCTTGGGCCGCTTCGACTTGCTTGCGGACATCAGCTACTCCGGCAGCCACGGCATTGAGTTTTTCAAAATGGCAGCCTGCCGCATTGGCAATTAAATAGGCTAGCGTTGTTTTTCCCGTTCCCGGCGGACCAAACAGCAGCAGCGACGGGAGAGTACCAGCCTTTAGCATGCGCCGGAGGAAACGGCCAGGGCCTACCAGATGCTGCTGGCCGACAAATTCGTCCAGTGACCTTGGGCGCATGCGAACTGCTAGCGGCGCTTTTTTTTCCGCCTCAGCCAAATGGACGGAAGCAAACAAATCCACCTCATTCACCCTTTACCAGCTTGGCCAAAGTATCGATGGTATGCCAAACATCTTCGCGCGTTACACCGAAGTGCGTCACCATGCGAATTTTATACTCACCAAAAGCGTTGACCTTAATACCTCTCTCCCGCAAATTGGCAACAAACTCGTTAGCTGTTACACCTATCGGCGAAACATCAAAAATGACAATGTTCGTTTGAACGGTTTCCAAATCAATGGCTAGTCCCATCTCTGCCATGGCCTCACCCAGCATGCGGGCATGCTGGTGATCTTCCGCCAGCCGGTCAACCATGGTTTCCAAGGCGACAATGCCGGCCGCCGCCAGAATACCTGCCTGCCGCAGGCCGCCGCCCAGCATTTTGCGATACCGCCGGGCCCGCTCAATAAGTTCTTGCGGCCCGACCAGCAGTGAACCGACCGGAGCGCCCAGCCCCTTAGAAAGACACAGTTGCACGGTATCAGCATGTTGAGCAATTTCCCGGACGTCTTTTTTCAGGGCCACCGCGGCGTTAAAGATCCGCGCGCCGTCCATATGTACGGGAATGCCGTGCTTCCCCGCCAAAGCTTTGACGGCAGCCAGAACCTCCAGAGGATAAACGGTCCCGCCGGCCCGGTTATGGGTATTTTCCAAACAAATCAGCCCCGTCCGGGGAACATGGACATCGCTTGGATTGCGGATGGCGCCGCGAATAAGCTCGGGCGTGAGGATGCCATGTTTAGCCGCAATTGGCCGCGGCTGCGCCCCGGACAGGCAGGCCAAGCCGCCTACTTCGTAATAGTATATATGGGATTCGGCCTCACAGATAATTTCATCGCTTTTTTGCGTATGGACCATGGCAGCTACCTGATTCCCCATGGTGCCGCTTGTGACGAATAGCCCTGCTTCTTTTCCTGTCATATGGGCAGCTAATTCTTCCAGTCTGTTAATTGTAGGGTCCTCGCGGTAAACGTCGTCGCCCACCTCGGCCTCATACATGGCCCGGCGCATCTCGGGCGTCGGCAGTGTCACGGTGTCGCTGCGTAAATCCACAATCCGCATTACAATCACTCCTAAAAATGGTTTCCTCGTATATTTTTAATTCTGGCAAAAATGGTAAAATCCTATTACATTACTCAAAATTCCCCGCTAAAACAAAAAAACGACCGGTGCTATTACGCATGGTCGTCAGCGTTTTTTAAAATCGCATTTATAACCGCGCTGGCTAAAAACAGCCCGGCTGTAGCAGGAACAAAAGCAATACTGCCAGGAACCTGGCGCCTAAGGTGCTGTTCATCGGGATGGGCCGCCAGGGGCTCAATCGGTTTTTCGCAGGAAAAAACCACTGTTAAATTGCGGGTAATCCCCCGCT is a window of Sporolituus thermophilus DSM 23256 DNA encoding:
- the nifS gene encoding cysteine desulfurase NifS — translated: MKRIYFDHSATTPVDPEVAKLMTEYMLDKFGNPSSIHAYGREARKAVEEAREKVAALIGANANEIFFTSGGTESDNLAIKGIAYANRKRGNHIITSAIEHHAVLHTCEYLEKQGYLVTYLPVDEYGMVRIEDLKKAITDKTILISIMFANNEVGTIQPIKEIGQIAREKGIYFHTDAVQAAGNYPIDVKEYNIDLLTLSGHKFHGPKGIGALYVRRGVRIEAIQHGGGHERNMRAGTENVPGIVGLGKAAEIAKNEMAQKMAHIQRLRDKLIRETMAKIPHVKLNGHPTQRMPGNANFSFHYVEGESLLLNLDLKGIAASSGSACTSGSLDPSHVLLAMGLSHEVAHGSLRISLGRGNTEEEVDYFLAVMPEIIERLRSMSPLYGKQPAAMSSNPCSHCHHH
- a CDS encoding RrF2 family transcriptional regulator — encoded protein: MKLSTKGRYGVAAMYDLALHYGQGPISLKNVAKRQGISEHYLEQLMGILRKAGYVKSIRGAQGGYTLTKDPAEITVGDIIRIMEGPIAPVDCLLTDNNTCKRADICVTRGVWAKVRDSISQVLDSISLADLCREEKDKGDDSHETDLF
- a CDS encoding replication-associated recombination protein A codes for the protein MDLFASVHLAEAEKKAPLAVRMRPRSLDEFVGQQHLVGPGRFLRRMLKAGTLPSLLLFGPPGTGKTTLAYLIANAAGCHFEKLNAVAAGVADVRKQVEAAQERLRLYGQRTILFIDEIHRFNKGQQDALLPFVEDGTIILIGATTENPYFEVNSPLLSRMRITKLEPLSEGEIVQILERALTDERGLGDRRLAWDDDALIIIARAAGGDARIALNILEQAAWQLEETGEGRITAAVLEAVMGERIHRYDKSGDSHYDVISAFIKSLRGSDPDAALHYLARMLEAGEDVNFIARRLVISAAEDVGNADPQALIIASAAAQAVHFIGLPEARIILAQAVTYIACAPKSNASYLAIEQALADVRGKNYGEVPLHLRDTHYRGAKALGHGQGYLYPHDYPGGWVHQQYLPTPLAGTVYYRPGQRGYERQIRQYLEQLRARHNGDSKTPE
- the ltaE gene encoding low-specificity L-threonine aldolase; this translates as MRIVDLRSDTVTLPTPEMRRAMYEAEVGDDVYREDPTINRLEELAAHMTGKEAGLFVTSGTMGNQVAAMVHTQKSDEIICEAESHIYYYEVGGLACLSGAQPRPIAAKHGILTPELIRGAIRNPSDVHVPRTGLICLENTHNRAGGTVYPLEVLAAVKALAGKHGIPVHMDGARIFNAAVALKKDVREIAQHADTVQLCLSKGLGAPVGSLLVGPQELIERARRYRKMLGGGLRQAGILAAAGIVALETMVDRLAEDHQHARMLGEAMAEMGLAIDLETVQTNIVIFDVSPIGVTANEFVANLRERGIKVNAFGEYKIRMVTHFGVTREDVWHTIDTLAKLVKGE